The Anopheles moucheti chromosome 3, idAnoMoucSN_F20_07, whole genome shotgun sequence genome contains the following window.
CAAGTGCGCGTACGTTCGATGATGACATCGCTATTCTGAAGATGCAAACACAGTTCACGTACGATGACTACGTGCAGCCCATCTGCATACGTTCGGTACCGCAGGACATCGGACAGCTGGTGGGTTCTTTCGGGACGGTAGTTGGATGGGGCTGGACGGAGAACAATTCCACTTCAGCCGAGTTACGTCAGGCCAACATACCGGTGGCGAGTGCGGAGGATTGTTTGGCGAGCGATCGAAACCTCTTCAGCCAGGTACTGACGACGAAGGTGTACTGTGCTGGAAGTCGCAACGGAACCTCCAGCTGCAATGGCGATAGTGGTGGCGGCATGTTCTTCCGTATGAGTGGCTACTGGTTCCTGCGCGGGATAACTTCGTTTTCCTCCGTGAACGAAAACCAGAGCGGCATCTGCAACTCTTACGGATATGTTGGGTATACCGATGTGGCGAAGTATTTGGATTGGTTGCGTGATCAGGGCGTACGGTTTGAGGATGCGCTGCAGAGCGCACCGATAAGCAAACCTGTTCCGGGCGATGGTAGCGCGACGCTGCTACGGTTGTCGGTCGATCCCAAGACGAAGAAGTTTTTGCAGCAGCATAAGGGTAACGTGTTGCTGAGGGTGCAGTTGAATGGTAGAAGGGTGGAGAGTTTATTTCCTTAGGTGGGAATCGTACATTGGAAGGTGTGCGACCTTGTAGCTGTGTCGGGACAGAAGTGCCGAATGATTTCAATTCAAATCGGAACCGGTTTGTCGGGTTTGGTGTTTGTCTAGCGTTCATCCAGTTTTGAAAATGTTAGTTCTTATTATTGTCTTCGGTCGTCCAGAGCGATAGATCATTCTAGCCGAACACATCGTCAGTTCGCAGTCGTCCATAGAGTTGTAAAGAAGCATTATGAAATCTAGCTCAGGGTTTGTACTTATCTTCCTCCTAACTGGTACTACGGTTGTCTTCAGCAACATCCAACATCGTAACCCTTTCGAAGGTATGTATACAAGTGAGCCTTTTGTTGGTGTAATACTATTGCTCACAATTTTGCTAATGTTTCCAGCGGTACAGGGATGCCTACAGTATGACAACGTGCCCGGCTACAACGATACATTGGAATACTTTGCGACGGACAACTTTAGACATGTTGGCCGTACGCACACCTCAAAGTATATTCGTGTAGGGATGGTGGGACCCTCCGACGGTATCATACGTTTCGGAAAATTTCGTTATCCCTACGGAGAGAGTGTGTCGGAAATTTGTAAGTTGGTGTTATACACGCAGTGCAATCGCAGTTCGCAATAATTAACTCCTCCATTCTCCTCCGCAGGTCTTTCCGGCCTGTCCGAACAAAAGTCGGAAATAAATCGCCATACTCGTACCAGCAATAGTGAGTACATCAACACACTGCTAAAGACACAAATGACACCAGACGTGCTGTCCAAAACACGTCCCATGATGTTCCGTTTGGAAGTGTTCGATAATGGTAACGTACTGCTGACGAAGGATGGCGAGAAGCGACCATTCCTGGAGTTCAACGATAATCACAGCAGGTTGGATTTGGACTACATAGCGTTTACCAAGTGGAACTATGATCTTTTCTATTACTATGACTGTCCATTAAATACTGATTCCAATAGCATTGACGACACGGTACTGCTTAAGTGCAATTTGGCTTAAACTTGTGGCAAAACGTGTAGTAgtaaattaaaatgattaaaatacaAGGCGACACTCTGATAAGcaattgaaaatcttgtacaggtgaaatatacagtttccGACATCacaaaaatatttacatttataACGCTTGTCGATTTTCACAACGCTTCAAATGTAGTTAAGTGGGGCATGTATAAACGGACATTTAACAGAGCCTAATAGTAGTAGTTAAAACAGCTCATATAATACTAAGACGAGGAAAATAATCCAACTTGATACAAAGTATGGAGATAAGATTAAGACTGGAATAAACAGAGATTCAGATTTTGCAAACGAACTATTCACTAAGGTCCAACACCTAAATACCATAATCAGCAGTAATGGCAGCAGTATTTGTACAATCGGAATAGAAAGAATCTTCCAAACAGACAATAAAacttcttttctgtttttaaatcaattgGAAGAGAACGATACGCGACACGATTTTGGCCATGAATACCTTTTGGAGCATCAGAATCCACAAACGATTTGAAGCTTAATGGTCTGACCCTTGACCAGTAATGGCTCAGCTAAACGTTTGATGCGTAATACCTACATTAGCACAACACGTGTAATGTTAAAATCTCACAAACGCCGAAAGACATCGAAAGCAACCAACAGAACACGTAGCACCTATTCCTATACATCCTTGAACACAAACCCAGCCTGAGGTAATGTAATAAAACACCTTCTAGGCGCTGGGTGTTTCTTTTCAAGCACTCTTTTTAGCACGTGATTTCAACTGTAAAGTGCATCCAATTGACAAAATATCCAACGTACCGGTTCGTATTGTAGGAACGTTTAATTGTCTTTTAATATATTGTCTTTCTTTTGGCCTTCTTTTCACCGTGGCCGCGTTTACGCAGCAAGTTCGTAACACAGACGCAGTATGTCTTTAGCATTCTATgctgcaaaacaacacaaaaaaccccagtgacaattgaaacaaaaatcacaaactTGTGGGGTTTCTTCGTTCGACCGTAAAGGGAATAACAAGCGTCTCTGAcgtaaaccttttttttgcacgggAGGGTATCTTCATACAGCCATGCTTGGGGGAGAATTAAGTTGACCGCATATCGTCCATCAATTGGTTCCATTGAAGgttgaaagaaagaaaactgcagaaaaataaaaacccttcGAGTGCGACTAAAACCATCCAAGGTGCTGGAATGGATACCGGTAGCACAACCTTTTGGGCAGTCGGAGTTCTTTCAGTCATTCGACCGATTCCGGTGTCAGCCCCTCTGGCGGATGTGTATGTCGCAGAGTGAGACGAAGCGAATGGATAATTTCGGAACGGCGACACAcctgaaaaacaaaagccaacGCATGGTGGCGGTTCTGTTTGTCGGGAAGCACGGCACATCGGGTTCTGGATGTGCAGGGAGGAAGGAATGGAGTTATGCTTCGGTGCTGTGTGCGCGCCTGCGGTCATTGCTGCCGGCGGTGATTTGTTCGGACGCCTTCTCAGTCGTTCGCTGGTACATTGCGATGACGGCACGAATTGTGTCCGCGTTCGGAgctaacattttgccaaaCGGCCATACTGGTGATGTCAGCAAAGAATTGACCATCCTCTGCAGCTGAAACTGTTTCCAGGGAAATTTGTGAACGTGATTGTGAACGAACAGTACGGAAAACGTTTAAAACCTCATTAGAAGAGCGATCGTGATGGCCGGCTTTATGGATCACTTCTTGATCCTTCTGCACACCTGTCACCTCTATTGCAGCAGCGCAATCGAATGGATGACCGGGTACTGCCGGATGGCCGCCGAACAGATCGATGAAGTTTGGCAACAAGTACTCCAGTGGGTAAGTACACCTGCACCCCGCTGTATGTTCTATCGCGCCCAACCAGTTCCGCGAGGGTGTCGTTACGAAAGGTGGCCACCACCCGTTACATAGCCGCACGGATGCGATCCGTTTTTGACGGATCGAtgcatggaaatggaaagttttcaCCGCCACCATTAGAAAGTGAATTTTCAAATCCAATTGCAAAATAAGCCAAGTTGATGGTACGAACCGCCACTGTCCGGCTAGGCAGCGGCCGACTGgcgcttccattttccatacGTTGTGCGTGTCCAGCTGATGCATGTGTTTGTGGTCGTGCGTGTGAGTGGTTGGTGGAAAAAGTGGCGTTGATTATTAATATGCCGATAGTCCACAGCGTACCGGTCCCTCTCTTGAACAACAACCAAACGCTCGATGGGAgggaaaataatgaattaataaGGCAATTGATTAACACATTAATAAGCCGCGAGGGAACGATTTGAAAGGAGGATCTGATGGGTTTAAACTTTCTTCCCAACCTGCAGTACCGTGTGGACCGGCGCGATTAAGACGGAGCCATTGGAATGTGATCGATAAGCATTGAGATGTTGCTTTTATATAATAAGCTTTATGAAAGATGATCTTCTAGTTcccaaacaacagcaagaatGGAACTAAAATATCGCATACATGGTTGGCGAACTCTTCCAGTTTTCTTGCAGTTCGTTGAAAGTGAACGTcggcaaacattttcttctctttcgaTTGTACGTTATGCATTTCCCGTTGCCCTACTTTTGAAGGGTGTTTTGGCAAATGGGCCCTTTTTTTCGTAAGCGCACAATAATTAATGATCGAATTCGCGATCAATGAGAGCTCATGGgggatgaaagaaaaaagagcTTTCCATTTTGAGCACCCATTCAATGGATGTTTGCTTGAGTAGCCATTTGTTTGCTGCATGTGATGCTACTTTAGTTTTGAAACCGCATTTATGCTCTACTATGGGGCATGTTAAgagatttttcttttgcaagtTTAGTGAAAGTATTATATTTTCCATCATGAGCGAAAAGCGTCCAACGGATTTTCGAAAGGGAAGCGCAATAGAACAGTGTaagaatgtaaacaatcattaTTCCCCCGATCGGTGTACTAGATGGAGCAACGAACTTTATAATCAAACCCCGTCCGTGATTAGCATATTTTAGCAAAATGCTGGACTGTCTCACATAATTGCTGTCCTTCACCGTGACCGCCGTGGGGTCATATCGGGGGAAGTTTAGCACGACGGTTAAATGGTTTCCGGTGTGGGGTTTTGCTCGGTACTGGTGTGCCCCATGCTAGACAGATACATTTGGTTGTTGGAAGCAGAATACCATGGGGGAATAAAAACAGTATTTGTTAAAGATAAAAACAGATGTtacaatttcaaaacaatatttatattaaaaccGTTAACGTGCTGAACACACACGGTTTATGAAACAAAGTAAGTGAAAAAAATCGTGGAAAATTGATGTGGAATCatcaacaataaacaatgatataacaaaagagaaaaataatatatatatatatatatatatatatattaataATGTGTAATGGAAATGTGCTGGAAAACTCGGAAAACTTCGATGTTAAAATTTGATTGTTATTATTCAAAATCAATTCAAGATTCATATCAGCATAAATCACATGAAGCATGAATCATTGAGGAAATGGTTCCAAACAGACAGGTCCCCTTTAAACACGGGGGACACGTTTGGGATCATTTTTCACTCCCTGTCTATCATCTATGCCGCTTGTGGTCGATGTCGATTATTCTCCCAATTTGCCCACCCATCCGGTGTTCCCTGGTACCCCGACCAAGGCATAAAGCAACATTGTTTACGCGGACCGAATCAAACAGTAGCCACAGCCCAGACCAGCCGGTTTCGGCGCATCCGTCCGtggatcaaaacaaaaaaaaaaaagactcccCAAACAGGGAAAACCAACCCCGCAGTTCAAAAGCAAGCACTTTAATACGCTTTGCGTGGGGCAGTTTAGctttttggttgctgttgctgcatgTTCGGGCCACCGTTCGGCTGCTGTTTTGTGAAAAATCATCCGACCAGGTCCGGGGGCAGCAAACGAAAATGGGTGGCGCCGTCCGTTGCGCGTTCGGTGCCGATGCCGAGGCGCGCGCTCGCTCTCTACCGCATGGCCGCTGATTCAGTTAGCGATTTGATGTACGCCACTGATGACCACACGGTGGTACGGCTTCTTACGCgatgcgcgcgcgcgcttacagcacaaaaaaaaaggtaaccgGCTCAAAAGGCTACGGTGATCGATCGTGCGATCTATGCACCAACGTGCGtgaatataaaaacaaagcatCCGATCGATGCGACCGATTGACGAAGAAATGGTGTGGGTGCTAGTGGAGTAGGTGCAGCCTCAGAACGGATTAATCAATTATCTTGCTGTGCACGCGTACGCATCAAACAGCCAAACCGTGACACCAATTTTGTTCGACGATCAAGTGCCGTGTTTCGCATGCTgtgccattgttttgttttgcaaattgtCAATCGCAAGTGCGCGAGTGCTACAAAGAATTCCAGCTACATTTAAGCATAACTTCTAAATGTGGAGACGTATGTTTTCTTCCTACCTTTGGTGCAGTTCTTGCCTTACCAAGCCGAAAAGTAGTGGCCTCACGCTGGATGGCGTTTTCGAAGAAGGTGTGCGTGCGCTGGAGCGTGCAAGGCTTCTCTCTTTGCCGTGTGGGCACTGCTGTACAGATGTGCGGATCCTGTGGGCACAAAATCAATTAGTCGCTGGAAGGTGAATACCGTGACGTCGCGCGGTACCGCGAGGTGTCGGATGAGTTTTCACGGTTCGCGGAatcggtgtatgtgtgtgtgtttgtgcttggTTTACCTGTGGTTTGACTAGCTCGACGGTGATGTCATGGCAGTGTTCCGTGCACGACACGACATATTGGACGCACTTGCGGGATTTTACTAATCCAACGTATTAGTCTTCGGTGTGACAACGGCCGGCACGTCCGTAGCTAATCTTTCCTGTACAGCAGGAAGCGGGAGAGGGAGTAGATCTTTAgtttctttctattttccattcccatgagggttttttttttgctcgtttgTTAGTATCCATTTACCCGGCGAACAGTGCGCGACCGTGCGCGGTGCCTTACGTGCTCACTAATGAATTGACATCGTGCCGTGTAACTGGAATGTTCTTACCAATAGGAGAAGCTTCGATCAAGCTGGAACAGATTGAAGCGTTTGAAGACCGGATGTGCCGTGATCGGGAAATGGTAAGCGTGTGAACGATGTTTGTGTACAGTGGCTGCTCCGTGATTGACTATTgcggcaaaagaaaacaaaaacataaaaccacactcaacacaccacacacacaacggaAAACGATTTCGCTGTACTTGCCTGACGTCGACGACAAACACCGACGACGGATGGGTGTTAAAATTAATCCATCAATCCGGTAATTATGATTGCCCGCAGTGAAAATATAGGTTATGATAAGTGTGCACTGTGCGTCCGATCCGGCGGTACGAAGCTGtcaaacaaatcgaagcaaatgGCGATCGCACCACATTAGGCCATCTGGTAATTGAGCAAGCAGAGAGtgcagagagagaaaaaaagccgTGCTGTCCAGTGAGTGAGTGGCTGTCGGAAGGTACGCAGGTGTGCCGTACTGATGAACTGCTGTGGCTGTGCGTTTGTATAtggtttttattaaaaaaaaaagaagttttcTGCTGGAAAAGCTAGTgaaaaagcagcagcaacaaatgtGAATAGAAAATAGTGCgaaaagtttggaaagaaaagcCTCACGGCTAGGTTTGCCAGTGTAATTAGTGTGTGCTTTGTGGCGTGGTAGCTTGGTGGCGTGGTGGCGTGGTAGCGTGGTGGAGTGGTGGAGTGATAGTGTGGTGGCTTTATTGGGCAAATTATCGGTGGAAGAGAAACGAAGCGAGTTTCGGTagctacagaaaaaaaatagctcTATCGATGGGAGTGATAGTGTTGAAAGAGGTGCGATTAGTGTAATTCGATGGGTAAAGTACGCAATCCAAAGGGCTCTCGGTACGCGTGAGACGGCAAGTACGGTACCggtaaattgaattgattctTGAGCGTGATCGTGTGGGTCAAGAGGGAACGAGGTTAAGGAGATTTAAAGAAGGATGTAACACTGTTTAACACGTTGATTGTAAGTGAAAAGAAGCACGAAAAGGGCGAGtcggcggcaagatggcgtacgTTGTTTGGCGCgtgcttttgaagcagtacTCAAAGGTTCGGCTGGGCATTCAGAGGAACCCATCGGTGGAGGATGAAGTGAGTTTgaccgttttctttttcagcATTCTGGTTTCCTCAATCGTACTACGTAAATATGCTTTATAAATTTCTTAATTAACTCTTTTGGATCTGTAATCAGTCACTATAAACACAAAATcatcaataatttaaaatggcAGTTACGATTCCGGTTAGTAGTTACATTCTCAAGACAAACTGGAACCGTAGCGAGTGACCTAAAGTATTCAGAATTAGCGGTATAAAATCTGATTATAAACTTGTCAAAACAGAGACTCTTCTTCTAACCATGACCCAAACGACACATGAACATTCTTCAATCATCCCCATAAACGGATACCGGAAGTCTGTCCCACATTTTGCGTTATTTCGCCGTACGCTTAGTTGATCAGTTCAACCGATTTTCGAAAGCCATCTGAAGACGTATCTGTCTCTCACTCGTCAGTACGTCGTCAGCGTGCTCCTCAGCTAGTCCTAAATAGCTAACGTAAACGACAATTATGGCATATATTTTCTCTTCCACCAGTCAATTGCTGGAAAGAGGCAGAGGAGCGTGGGGGTGTGCAATTAATATGGCGGCAGAAGTTTGCTTCCGAAAACCCATAACCTAATATCCAATTTCACGGCCGTGGGCACCCCGTAATGCAGCAACGCATGAGAGGATTCCCCGCAGTTCGCGGTCCAGTCCAATGGCGACGCTCATTTCCGTGGTCGCATGCGGTACGGTAATGTCCCGCGAAAGAAAGCAGGACAGTGGGCAGTCGACGAACAGAGGGGAAGTTGGGGTGGGGTGGGAGAAAATATTAGATGGAAAAGCTTACGCTTTTGGTGGTCTCCCGGGTGCGTGTAGTACAGGCTTTGTACACTTCTAGCTGGAAGGGAAGTCATCATGATGGAGACCCTGCGACCAAAGTAAACCACAAAACATTCCAACACACCCCCTATACGGGTGGACACCAAATGTGCACTTTCCCGTCCGATCGGGCGCAATaaaaagttaatttaaaaaaagcaacccaTCCACCATAGCGCAAAAATTAGGAATAGGAAAATATGGTGAAATAAATGCTCTTCTCTCACACGCGGTCCATCTTCTGAAGCACAATCGGGTGTCTTGTGCGGATGTGAGAAGATGCTCCTGCTTACGTGAGATGAGCGATGTTAGGGCGGCAAAACGATCA
Protein-coding sequences here:
- the LOC128304646 gene encoding uncharacterized protein LOC128304646, with the translated sequence MKSSSGFVLIFLLTGTTVVFSNIQHRNPFEAVQGCLQYDNVPGYNDTLEYFATDNFRHVGRTHTSKYIRVGMVGPSDGIIRFGKFRYPYGESVSEICLSGLSEQKSEINRHTRTSNSEYINTLLKTQMTPDVLSKTRPMMFRLEVFDNGNVLLTKDGEKRPFLEFNDNHSRLDLDYIAFTKWNYDLFYYYDCPLNTDSNSIDDTVLLKCNLA
- the LOC128304645 gene encoding CLIP domain-containing serine protease B15-like, with protein sequence MVGLWCSGCLVLLASAVLLLPSSAQRCGQVQVLKQGLIFGGAASTPGMWPWHVALFHRESVTRTSYKCGGTIINRDTILTAYHCVVENQRPIAASRLVARAGVFDLDVGGNTMQENRVFDIISPQGASARTFDDDIAILKMQTQFTYDDYVQPICIRSVPQDIGQLVGSFGTVVGWGWTENNSTSAELRQANIPVASAEDCLASDRNLFSQVLTTKVYCAGSRNGTSSCNGDSGGGMFFRMSGYWFLRGITSFSSVNENQSGICNSYGYVGYTDVAKYLDWLRDQGVRFEDALQSAPISKPVPGDGSATLLRLSVDPKTKKFLQQHKGNVLLRVQLNGRRVESLFP